The proteins below come from a single Oryzomicrobium terrae genomic window:
- a CDS encoding ParB N-terminal domain-containing protein — MTKPPVVKRIASKELSFDPQNPRFYRLSQNPSDEDVIEEMLDDEGVQDLIASIGQKGYFEGEPLLVTREHGILIVVEGNRRLAAVKLLNRELEPPPRRKTSVEQLRDEAEVVPPTVLPCIEYPTRRDVMRYLGYRHITGIKEWDSLSKAKYLASIRQEFYADLDHSTQLKSLAKDIGSRSDYVGQLLTALGLYIAADNQNFFHLPMTAKDVEFSYLTTALNYRKITDWLGLEGRTDIDMPDLKIDNLKRVFSWMFPRDQQGRTIVGESRNIDKLSEIVSSDAAIEILEKTSRLSEAYLYSEGPQQALITAFTQAQERISKRYGTCSPQPIH; from the coding sequence ATGACCAAGCCACCTGTTGTTAAGCGGATAGCGTCAAAGGAACTTTCCTTTGATCCCCAGAACCCTCGTTTTTATCGGCTTAGCCAAAATCCCAGTGACGAAGATGTCATCGAAGAGATGCTTGATGACGAAGGAGTTCAGGATCTAATTGCTTCGATTGGTCAAAAGGGCTATTTCGAAGGCGAGCCCCTGCTGGTGACCCGCGAACATGGAATTCTCATTGTAGTTGAAGGCAACCGTCGCCTGGCTGCTGTCAAGCTGCTCAACAGAGAACTAGAACCACCTCCCCGTCGCAAAACAAGTGTCGAACAACTGCGCGATGAAGCCGAAGTAGTGCCACCAACCGTACTTCCATGCATCGAATACCCTACGCGCCGAGATGTGATGCGCTACTTGGGTTATCGGCACATCACTGGCATTAAAGAGTGGGATTCACTATCGAAAGCCAAGTACTTGGCGAGTATTCGTCAAGAGTTCTACGCAGACCTCGATCACTCCACTCAATTGAAGTCCCTAGCGAAGGACATTGGCAGCCGATCTGATTATGTCGGCCAGCTACTGACAGCACTGGGGCTTTATATCGCCGCCGATAATCAAAATTTTTTCCATCTCCCAATGACGGCGAAGGATGTCGAGTTTTCGTACCTGACCACTGCGCTCAACTATCGAAAGATTACCGACTGGCTCGGGCTTGAAGGTAGGACCGACATCGACATGCCGGACCTCAAAATAGATAACCTGAAACGAGTCTTCAGCTGGATGTTCCCACGTGATCAGCAGGGAAGGACGATCGTCGGCGAGTCTCGGAACATCGATAAACTGTCCGAAATCGTCAGCAGCGATGCAGCCATTGAGATTCTTGAAAAAACTTCTAGGCTGAGCGAGGCCTATCTATACAGCGAAGGCCCTCAGCAAGCCCTCATTACTGCATTTACCCAAGCCCAGGAGCGCATATCCAAACGATATGGAACATGCTCCCCACAACCAATCCATTAA
- a CDS encoding PLxRFG domain-containing protein, giving the protein MTCTYKITGADGKAVTLTGQNAMKAYLAEGGLQELLPGWGGSASEILSDEQVAAQKPAPVMAAKGAITDFGEKIGGARKDKATSGAKRASKPTDERPAWARRFEISQVVSSNRLGEVGRWVIRDTRKTDFLGQAKKMPGDYSTREEAEKALPLLAVAQKHRVVSAGKDGGWEIWRDVTDRKRVKVVEQTFPSRDEALRYMADNAEAIINTSTTFGETDLPRPQSTQREGVERRTGPAKDTDFTDTFGFRGVEFGNWNNQEERQQLLDDAYDGLLDLAEVMGIPPRAMSLNGELALAFGARGHGLSGARAHYEPNKAVINLTKMNGAGSLAHEWFHALDHYFGRQDGKSSTEWVTDKDGTRSLKASNSFENDAASSGFRRTNSGVREEVRGAYQALMKTMTLKAEQYVEDTARADRFVAGARQNVADQLQRMRQDLAEQKDPQYWKRNNKPATAEQLAQFDTVAQQIIEGTALEAELRSSVKEGTRVSSRSIMSGARWTNDALEALSAINKAVRGRSGFTSDQAGILDRLRDSMSTYSARLKMLADAQSGSEKTKQVPTSFAMDAKELDQGRGSDYWTTPHEMAARAFQGYVEDKIAAGGGKSPFLNHAPERAVIETPWGWKRPYPHGAERKAINAAFDKLVATIQVKDGENGNKVLFSFAGRKAQGADLHALNTAQQRLARGEDAEAVRQATGWHRGADGKWRFEISDHQASIAVGGLTAGDVIDLARVVAMADGRNQVAVGDVLAHDRLFAAYPHLADIPVSVMPSGERSTAKLRNRGGKLTLEVKAGVPRAELPSVLMHELQHAIQLKEGFALGGTAKPLAGGAVSALDQAGAITYRRLAGEVEARNTQARMNMSPRARMDIAPEESADIPASQVLVTFNGRDLADLPGPRNASGAPMTERALVRAFDRQFPNLGKALRTMLARGRAGKRGGVVLLDDADPLHIARAFTSKTGTALSKSVQLFSDAGQVNGFFDPKSGMTFLVGPNLNPVTGPAVLLHEMSHGQQRTALDRRALEMLTTRGSVKNAELRAFLDRVAARMGSVGESGNAAEATAYIVEQAVMEGRSQGFTVADGRFLSWVDQNLGQRVGDFLRSALAMVRAFMLRHGMGVGEVTVDDLVGYAMVGMERAARGAVGGVEPAFSRSAMKSVEANVSRGREAMSNALNDRNSVHRAMFRNGLGWVDFVWGDEKKGIAHIIARRIAADHMTRSDVERMLTESVVETIARGSELRRNEFGGAVRLVLTHNQNEAILIRKPGSNAWMLTSFNVKPGAEAGGATQSSATQDAPIRSRGAQGAGKSIVDQDGDMNNAPGIKFSRSGLREVASLATAELDKAFSAPGGLSWWHKTVGTMYNLAQRSPAFKPVFEAAQGFVDDVSHYANDAADLAPKLLPKLDGWRDIMKSPVSAEDNKVLAVPVFEGSLSWTRDESGKPVRVDDVAAEAARMTTEQKAEDLRRRDKLPEGMLRAWQALPPEQFAKMIDSRYESQLLKPGVVWTDAELRDMFKLNDGQVALYREFRAAVDRSLDTMARADMLRFGGEDVKALRQQVMDTPSVQDAALLLRDHLSDTADAWPGRATDLLNVANGIMERAEKVTQLQAEGYAPLSRFGKYSVDVVDQTGERQYFGLFETKREANQMAEQMRAAFPGAEVSQGTMSEEAYKLFSGVTPETLELFGNALGFNSTGDSAQDRAFQQYLRLTKTNRSAMKRLIHRQGIAGYSEDVGRVLAAFVYSNARQTAAGLNLGDLTEAVDAIPKEQGELKDAAVRLAEYIKNPQEEAQAVRGLLFAQYLGGSIASAFVNMTQPVAVTFPWLSQYGGAKKAAAEIGRAAKEMAAKGHKYEDDLARALHEAEEDGTVSPQEVHQLMAQAQGRGSLRSGDGTKQGEALATAANGLKRLAFAWGKVFGLAEQANRRVTFIAAYRMGKEQGMADPAGFARQAVKETQFVYSKASKMQWGRGAVGGTLMTFKTYSIAYLELLHRMYTQGGPEGKRAALLALGVLMLMGGAGGLPFADDAADAADALAQLLGYNISTKAARQELLEQAFGRGIAGFIEKGITGLPGAPIDVSGRLGLGNLIPGTGLLQSKTSHTSDVLEIVGPAGDFAKRIGEGAAQVLHGNIASGLLTMAPQAVRNAAKGADMAATGMYRDAKGYKVLDTNPLEAAAKAIGFQPQSVARIQEANAEAQQAKNFYNLRAQEIRAKWAQGIFENDPGKVKEAREEIADWNAKNPDQRMLITVPSVMKRVKEMRKSKDQRIADTAPKAMRAQIRADLAQAREAP; this is encoded by the coding sequence ATGACCTGCACCTACAAGATCACCGGCGCCGACGGCAAGGCCGTCACCCTGACCGGCCAGAACGCCATGAAGGCCTATCTTGCTGAGGGCGGCCTGCAGGAGTTGCTGCCCGGGTGGGGCGGCAGCGCTTCGGAAATCCTCTCGGATGAGCAGGTAGCTGCGCAGAAACCTGCTCCCGTGATGGCCGCCAAAGGGGCGATCACCGACTTCGGCGAGAAGATCGGCGGTGCCCGCAAGGACAAGGCAACGTCTGGCGCCAAGCGTGCTTCCAAGCCCACAGATGAACGCCCTGCCTGGGCCCGCCGCTTCGAAATAAGCCAAGTGGTCTCCAGCAACCGGCTAGGCGAGGTGGGGCGGTGGGTGATCCGCGACACTCGCAAGACGGATTTCCTTGGCCAGGCCAAGAAGATGCCCGGCGACTACTCGACTCGCGAAGAGGCCGAGAAGGCATTGCCCCTGCTGGCAGTGGCACAGAAGCACCGCGTTGTCTCTGCCGGCAAGGATGGCGGCTGGGAAATCTGGCGCGATGTGACAGACCGCAAGCGCGTGAAGGTGGTTGAGCAGACGTTCCCCTCCCGTGATGAAGCCCTGCGCTACATGGCCGACAACGCCGAGGCCATCATCAACACCAGCACGACGTTTGGGGAAACCGACTTGCCACGGCCGCAATCTACCCAGCGAGAAGGCGTTGAGCGCCGCACTGGGCCGGCCAAGGACACTGATTTCACCGATACCTTCGGCTTCCGGGGGGTCGAGTTCGGCAACTGGAACAACCAGGAGGAACGCCAGCAACTGCTGGATGACGCCTACGACGGCCTTTTGGACCTGGCCGAGGTAATGGGCATCCCGCCCCGTGCAATGAGCCTAAACGGCGAACTGGCCTTGGCCTTTGGCGCCCGTGGTCATGGCTTGAGCGGCGCTCGGGCTCACTATGAGCCGAACAAGGCCGTTATCAATCTGACCAAAATGAACGGCGCCGGCTCCCTGGCCCATGAATGGTTCCATGCCTTGGACCACTATTTCGGCCGCCAGGACGGAAAATCCTCGACCGAATGGGTGACGGACAAGGACGGTACCCGTTCCCTCAAGGCTTCCAACTCCTTCGAGAACGACGCCGCTAGCAGCGGATTCCGGCGCACCAACTCTGGCGTGCGCGAAGAGGTCCGAGGGGCCTATCAGGCTCTGATGAAGACCATGACCCTCAAGGCCGAGCAGTACGTGGAGGACACGGCCAGGGCCGATAGATTCGTGGCCGGCGCCCGTCAGAACGTCGCCGACCAACTGCAACGCATGCGCCAGGACCTAGCCGAGCAGAAGGACCCGCAATACTGGAAGCGAAACAACAAGCCGGCCACGGCGGAACAACTGGCCCAGTTCGATACGGTAGCGCAACAGATCATTGAGGGCACCGCCCTGGAGGCCGAACTGCGCTCCAGCGTCAAGGAAGGTACCCGTGTTTCCAGTCGCTCGATCATGAGCGGGGCACGCTGGACAAACGATGCTCTGGAGGCATTGAGCGCCATCAACAAGGCCGTACGCGGGCGTTCCGGTTTCACGTCCGACCAGGCAGGAATCCTGGACCGGCTGCGTGACAGCATGAGCACCTACTCGGCCCGCCTCAAGATGCTGGCCGATGCCCAATCCGGTTCCGAGAAGACCAAGCAGGTACCGACCAGCTTTGCCATGGACGCCAAGGAACTGGACCAGGGGCGGGGATCTGATTACTGGACCACGCCGCACGAAATGGCAGCCCGCGCATTCCAGGGCTATGTCGAGGACAAGATCGCGGCTGGTGGAGGGAAAAGCCCATTCCTTAACCACGCCCCGGAACGTGCGGTTATCGAAACCCCCTGGGGCTGGAAGCGCCCCTATCCCCATGGCGCCGAGCGCAAGGCCATCAATGCCGCGTTCGACAAACTGGTGGCCACGATCCAGGTGAAGGACGGGGAAAATGGTAACAAGGTGCTTTTTTCCTTCGCCGGCCGCAAGGCCCAAGGCGCGGACCTGCATGCCCTGAATACCGCCCAGCAGCGGCTGGCCCGAGGCGAGGACGCCGAGGCCGTACGCCAGGCAACCGGCTGGCACCGGGGCGCCGATGGCAAATGGCGGTTCGAGATCAGCGACCACCAGGCCAGCATCGCCGTGGGCGGGCTGACCGCTGGCGACGTGATCGACTTGGCCCGGGTGGTGGCCATGGCCGACGGGCGCAACCAGGTCGCCGTGGGCGATGTGCTGGCGCACGACCGGCTATTTGCCGCCTACCCGCACCTGGCCGACATCCCGGTGTCGGTGATGCCGTCGGGCGAGCGTTCCACCGCCAAGCTGCGCAACCGGGGTGGAAAGCTCACCCTGGAGGTGAAAGCAGGCGTTCCCCGCGCAGAGCTTCCGTCCGTGCTGATGCACGAGTTGCAGCACGCCATCCAGCTCAAGGAGGGGTTCGCCCTGGGCGGCACGGCCAAGCCGCTGGCCGGCGGCGCCGTCAGTGCCCTGGACCAGGCCGGCGCGATCACCTACCGGCGCCTGGCCGGCGAAGTCGAGGCCCGCAACACTCAGGCTCGCATGAACATGAGCCCCCGGGCGCGCATGGACATTGCGCCGGAGGAAAGTGCTGACATCCCGGCCAGCCAGGTGCTGGTGACCTTCAATGGCCGCGACTTGGCCGACCTGCCCGGGCCCCGCAACGCCAGCGGCGCGCCGATGACCGAGCGTGCCCTGGTGCGCGCCTTCGATCGTCAATTCCCGAACCTGGGCAAGGCCCTGCGCACCATGCTGGCCCGGGGCCGCGCCGGGAAGCGCGGCGGGGTTGTGCTGCTGGACGATGCGGATCCGCTCCATATCGCCCGGGCCTTCACGTCGAAGACCGGGACGGCGCTATCCAAGTCAGTACAGCTCTTCTCCGATGCCGGCCAGGTCAACGGGTTCTTTGACCCGAAGAGCGGTATGACCTTCCTCGTGGGCCCGAACCTGAACCCGGTGACCGGCCCGGCGGTGCTGCTGCACGAGATGAGCCATGGCCAGCAGCGCACGGCGCTGGACCGACGCGCCCTGGAGATGCTGACGACCCGGGGAAGCGTGAAGAACGCCGAATTGCGCGCCTTCCTCGATCGGGTGGCGGCCCGCATGGGCAGCGTCGGCGAGTCCGGCAACGCGGCCGAGGCCACGGCCTACATCGTGGAGCAGGCAGTGATGGAGGGGCGCAGCCAGGGATTCACGGTGGCAGATGGCCGTTTCCTCTCCTGGGTGGACCAGAACCTGGGGCAGCGGGTCGGCGACTTCCTGCGCAGCGCGCTGGCCATGGTCCGCGCTTTCATGCTGCGCCACGGCATGGGCGTTGGCGAGGTAACCGTGGACGACCTGGTGGGCTACGCCATGGTGGGCATGGAGCGGGCGGCCCGTGGGGCGGTGGGTGGCGTGGAGCCGGCATTCAGCCGCAGTGCGATGAAGTCCGTGGAGGCCAACGTCTCCCGGGGCCGGGAGGCGATGTCCAATGCGCTCAACGACCGCAATTCAGTTCATCGTGCGATGTTCCGCAACGGCCTGGGCTGGGTGGACTTCGTGTGGGGAGATGAAAAGAAGGGAATTGCGCACATCATCGCGCGCCGCATCGCTGCCGATCACATGACCCGCTCCGATGTTGAGCGGATGCTTACCGAGTCGGTTGTCGAAACCATTGCTCGCGGGAGCGAATTGCGCCGCAACGAGTTCGGCGGTGCTGTGCGGTTGGTGCTCACGCACAACCAGAATGAGGCAATTCTGATCCGGAAGCCCGGCAGCAACGCATGGATGCTGACGAGCTTCAATGTTAAGCCCGGCGCGGAGGCGGGGGGTGCGACCCAATCCTCCGCTACGCAAGACGCCCCTATACGTTCTCGTGGCGCCCAGGGAGCGGGCAAGTCCATTGTGGACCAAGACGGTGACATGAACAACGCCCCGGGCATCAAATTCAGCCGTTCCGGCCTGCGAGAAGTCGCCAGCCTGGCTACGGCCGAGCTGGACAAGGCGTTCAGCGCCCCGGGGGGGCTGTCCTGGTGGCACAAGACCGTGGGCACCATGTACAACCTGGCGCAGCGCTCGCCGGCGTTCAAGCCGGTGTTCGAGGCAGCCCAGGGCTTTGTGGACGACGTGAGCCACTACGCCAACGACGCCGCGGACCTGGCACCCAAGCTGCTGCCCAAGTTGGATGGCTGGCGCGACATCATGAAGTCGCCGGTCAGCGCCGAGGACAACAAGGTCTTGGCCGTTCCGGTGTTTGAGGGCTCCTTGTCTTGGACCCGGGACGAGTCCGGCAAGCCGGTGCGCGTGGACGATGTTGCGGCCGAGGCGGCCCGCATGACCACCGAGCAGAAAGCGGAGGACCTGCGCCGGCGCGACAAGCTGCCCGAGGGCATGCTGCGCGCCTGGCAGGCGCTGCCGCCGGAGCAGTTCGCCAAGATGATCGACAGCCGCTACGAATCGCAGCTGCTCAAGCCAGGGGTGGTCTGGACCGATGCCGAACTGCGCGACATGTTTAAGCTGAACGACGGCCAGGTGGCCCTGTACCGGGAGTTCCGCGCCGCGGTGGATCGCAGCCTGGACACCATGGCTCGGGCCGACATGCTGCGATTTGGCGGCGAGGACGTGAAGGCGTTGCGCCAGCAGGTGATGGATACGCCGAGCGTTCAGGACGCCGCCCTCCTGTTGCGTGACCACCTGTCCGATACCGCCGACGCCTGGCCAGGCCGGGCCACGGATCTGCTGAATGTGGCCAACGGGATCATGGAGCGAGCCGAGAAGGTGACCCAGCTCCAGGCCGAGGGCTATGCTCCGCTGTCCCGCTTCGGCAAGTACTCGGTGGATGTGGTGGACCAGACCGGTGAGCGCCAATACTTCGGCCTATTCGAGACGAAGCGCGAGGCCAACCAAATGGCCGAGCAGATGCGCGCCGCCTTCCCGGGCGCTGAGGTTTCCCAGGGCACGATGTCGGAGGAAGCCTACAAGCTCTTCTCCGGTGTCACGCCGGAAACCCTGGAGCTGTTCGGCAACGCCTTGGGCTTCAACTCCACCGGCGACAGTGCCCAGGACCGAGCTTTCCAGCAGTACCTGCGTCTGACCAAGACCAACCGCAGTGCCATGAAGCGGCTGATCCACCGCCAGGGCATCGCCGGCTACAGCGAGGATGTGGGCCGGGTGCTGGCTGCCTTCGTCTATTCCAACGCGCGGCAGACGGCCGCCGGCTTGAACCTGGGCGACCTGACCGAGGCGGTGGACGCGATACCGAAGGAGCAGGGCGAGCTGAAAGACGCCGCGGTGCGTCTGGCTGAGTACATCAAGAACCCCCAGGAGGAAGCCCAGGCCGTGCGCGGGCTGCTGTTTGCCCAGTACCTGGGGGGCTCGATCGCTTCGGCGTTCGTGAACATGACCCAGCCGGTGGCCGTGACCTTCCCCTGGTTGAGCCAGTACGGCGGAGCCAAGAAGGCGGCGGCAGAGATTGGCCGGGCAGCCAAGGAGATGGCGGCCAAGGGCCACAAGTACGAGGACGACCTGGCCAGGGCCCTACACGAGGCCGAGGAAGACGGTACGGTGTCGCCCCAAGAGGTCCACCAGCTTATGGCCCAGGCCCAGGGCCGCGGATCGCTGCGCTCCGGTGATGGCACTAAGCAGGGGGAGGCCCTGGCCACCGCGGCCAATGGCCTCAAGCGCCTGGCCTTTGCCTGGGGCAAGGTGTTCGGCCTGGCCGAACAAGCGAACCGCCGGGTGACCTTCATCGCCGCCTACAGGATGGGCAAGGAGCAGGGCATGGCGGACCCGGCCGGGTTCGCCCGCCAGGCGGTCAAGGAGACCCAGTTCGTTTACTCCAAGGCCAGCAAGATGCAGTGGGGGCGGGGCGCCGTCGGCGGAACGCTGATGACGTTCAAGACCTATTCCATTGCCTACCTGGAGCTGCTGCACCGCATGTACACCCAGGGCGGGCCGGAGGGAAAGCGGGCTGCCCTGCTGGCCCTGGGTGTGCTGATGCTCATGGGCGGCGCCGGCGGTCTGCCGTTCGCCGACGACGCTGCCGATGCAGCTGACGCCCTGGCCCAGTTGCTGGGCTACAACATCAGCACCAAGGCGGCACGCCAGGAATTGCTGGAGCAGGCCTTTGGCCGCGGTATCGCCGGGTTCATCGAGAAGGGCATCACCGGCCTGCCCGGGGCGCCGATCGATGTGTCTGGCCGCCTTGGCCTGGGCAACCTGATTCCGGGCACGGGCCTGCTGCAGAGCAAGACGAGCCATACCAGCGACGTGCTGGAGATCGTTGGCCCGGCTGGTGACTTCGCCAAGCGTATCGGCGAGGGGGCTGCCCAAGTACTACACGGCAACATCGCCAGCGGCCTGCTCACCATGGCCCCCCAGGCAGTGCGCAATGCGGCCAAGGGGGCCGACATGGCTGCCACCGGGATGTACCGGGACGCCAAGGGGTACAAGGTTCTCGATACCAACCCGCTTGAAGCAGCGGCGAAGGCGATCGGCTTCCAGCCCCAGAGCGTTGCACGCATCCAGGAGGCCAACGCCGAGGCCCAGCAGGCAAAGAACTTCTACAACCTACGGGCCCAGGAGATCCGGGCAAAGTGGGCGCAGGGCATTTTCGAGAATGACCCGGGCAAGGTGAAGGAGGCCCGGGAGGAAATCGCAGACTGGAATGCCAAGAATCCGGATCAGCGGATGCTGATCACCGTCCCCTCGGTGATGAAGCGGGTTAAGGAGATGCGCAAGTCCAAGGATCAGCGGATTGCCGACACCGCACCCAAGGCGATGCGTGCCCAGATCCGGGCGGATCTGGCCCAGGCCAGGGAGGCACCGTAA
- a CDS encoding NYN domain-containing protein gives MHTSFSILIDGGFVKRKLGSRAEPMKASDLVRLVDQVCASPYLRDHQLHRVYYYDASPLTEAVDKPLQGGKLNFGAQAIVQRSRQLFTELARIPFFSLRLGELAFRGWDIGSQALKVDAPEVSITSDNLRPNIEQKGVDMRIGLDIAALTLKHHIKVIVLVTGDSDFIPAMKFARREGAQLFLVPLGHGIREGMYEHADVVIDINPALPRASQQSALPAGLPA, from the coding sequence ATGCACACCTCGTTCTCCATCCTGATCGACGGTGGCTTCGTCAAGCGCAAGTTGGGCTCTCGCGCCGAGCCAATGAAGGCATCAGACTTGGTGCGATTGGTAGATCAGGTCTGCGCTTCTCCATATTTAAGGGACCACCAGCTTCACCGCGTCTACTACTACGACGCATCGCCACTGACCGAGGCTGTTGATAAACCGTTGCAGGGCGGAAAGTTGAACTTTGGTGCTCAGGCTATCGTCCAGCGAAGCCGGCAGCTTTTTACAGAGTTGGCCCGCATACCCTTCTTTTCCCTACGGCTTGGCGAGTTGGCGTTCCGAGGCTGGGACATTGGCTCACAGGCCCTCAAGGTAGACGCCCCTGAAGTTTCGATCACCAGCGACAACCTGCGCCCAAATATTGAGCAAAAGGGGGTTGATATGCGGATCGGCCTTGATATTGCGGCGCTTACCCTCAAGCACCACATCAAGGTGATCGTGCTCGTCACGGGTGATAGCGACTTCATCCCCGCTATGAAGTTTGCGCGACGTGAGGGAGCCCAGTTGTTCCTTGTGCCTCTTGGTCATGGAATCCGCGAAGGCATGTACGAGCATGCCGACGTTGTCATCGACATCAACCCAGCCCTTCCTAGGGCCAGCCAGCAGTCTGCGCTGCCGGCTGGCCTCCCTGCCTAA
- a CDS encoding thermonuclease family protein, with product MRLVPFHPAALAFGMFAVMPLCANAGIFCRIVGVTDGDTLTALCLGDERVKVRLAEIDAPEKKQPFGARAKESLSDMCFGKDAEIVPQAKDRYGRTVARVICAGVDANVVQVRRGMAWVYDRYVTDRSLYQVQDEARGARAGLWAEPDPVRPWEWRKALRSRRR from the coding sequence CGGCAGCGTTGGCTTTCGGTATGTTCGCGGTGATGCCCTTGTGCGCTAATGCTGGCATTTTCTGCCGTATAGTTGGAGTCACCGACGGGGATACCCTCACAGCCCTGTGCCTAGGCGATGAACGCGTAAAGGTCCGCCTTGCTGAAATTGATGCCCCCGAGAAGAAGCAGCCTTTCGGCGCCCGGGCGAAGGAGTCGCTCTCTGACATGTGTTTCGGCAAGGATGCCGAGATCGTCCCACAGGCCAAGGACCGCTACGGGCGCACCGTGGCCCGGGTGATCTGCGCCGGCGTGGATGCGAACGTCGTGCAGGTCCGCAGGGGGATGGCATGGGTCTATGACCGGTATGTCACTGATCGGTCGTTGTATCAGGTGCAGGACGAGGCTCGGGGCGCCCGGGCGGGGCTGTGGGCAGAGCCTGATCCTGTGCGGCCGTGGGAGTGGCGGAAGGCTCTTCGATCAAGAAGACGCTAG
- a CDS encoding ferritin: MPVKSLLTSNEKTLLNRAVEAELYASNFYRHLANQCQRLGYFGAQKYFQAEAGHEVEHYQALASFINDRGDVATVPTIEAPEDEITSLRDAIEAAFDTELQLERDYSDWYRRCDSEVTRQFLLQFLEIQRKAVGEFGDLIARLDRAGDDPCGLLLIDKELGE, encoded by the coding sequence ATGCCTGTGAAATCTCTCCTGACTAGCAACGAGAAGACCCTGCTCAACCGTGCAGTTGAGGCGGAACTGTACGCCTCGAACTTCTACCGCCACCTGGCCAACCAGTGCCAGCGCCTGGGTTACTTCGGTGCCCAGAAGTATTTCCAGGCCGAGGCCGGGCACGAGGTCGAGCACTACCAGGCACTGGCCTCCTTCATCAACGACCGCGGCGACGTGGCCACCGTTCCCACCATCGAGGCGCCCGAGGACGAGATCACCAGCCTGCGCGATGCCATCGAGGCGGCCTTCGACACGGAACTGCAGCTTGAACGGGACTACTCCGACTGGTACCGGCGCTGCGATAGCGAGGTCACCCGGCAGTTTCTGCTGCAGTTCCTGGAGATCCAGCGCAAAGCCGTGGGTGAGTTCGGCGACCTGATCGCCCGGCTTGACCGAGCCGGCGACGATCCGTGCGGACTCCTGTTGATCGACAAGGAGCTGGGCGAATGA
- a CDS encoding DNA cytosine methyltransferase, which translates to MAAPLQFAPQRRWAMTRVVSLFSGCGGSDAGVIAAGFEVVMANDLLPYARDVYLANHPETDYQVKDVTKVEAFPAAELLVGCYPCQGFSQGGLRDPSRKINTLYLEFARALRAIRPKAFIVENVSGMVRKNFAHLLQDQFKVFQEAGYRVKAQVLNAVDYGVAQERKRIFIVGLRDDLGVEYEFPEPTHGEGRGAAHLTIRDAIGDLPEWPEGEFYARDFHWYYLSRDRRRDWGEASKTIVANPRHMPLHPMSPPLKKLEHNVWRFETDAPARRFSYREAARLQGFARNFIFPDTERSSLDMRYKVAGNAVPPPLFEAVARALPAVWD; encoded by the coding sequence ATGGCGGCTCCATTACAATTCGCGCCACAGAGGAGATGGGCTATGACAAGAGTTGTATCGTTGTTTTCCGGGTGTGGAGGGTCTGACGCAGGGGTGATAGCTGCTGGTTTTGAAGTTGTGATGGCTAATGACCTCCTTCCCTATGCTCGAGACGTGTACCTCGCCAATCACCCTGAAACGGATTACCAAGTCAAAGACGTGACCAAGGTCGAGGCCTTCCCCGCAGCGGAGTTGTTAGTAGGGTGCTACCCCTGCCAGGGGTTTAGCCAAGGCGGGTTGCGGGACCCGTCGCGCAAAATTAATACCCTGTATCTGGAATTTGCCAGAGCCTTGCGGGCCATTCGACCCAAGGCCTTCATTGTCGAAAACGTCTCGGGCATGGTGCGCAAGAATTTTGCGCATCTCCTGCAAGATCAGTTCAAGGTGTTTCAGGAAGCGGGATACCGTGTCAAGGCGCAGGTGCTGAATGCCGTCGATTACGGCGTGGCCCAAGAGCGCAAGCGTATCTTCATCGTTGGCTTGCGTGATGATCTAGGGGTGGAATATGAGTTTCCAGAGCCTACCCATGGGGAAGGGCGTGGAGCGGCCCATCTCACCATTCGCGACGCCATCGGTGACCTGCCCGAATGGCCGGAAGGTGAGTTCTATGCTCGCGACTTCCATTGGTACTATCTGAGCCGAGACCGGCGCCGTGACTGGGGTGAGGCTTCAAAAACGATTGTGGCCAACCCTCGGCACATGCCCCTTCACCCGATGAGCCCGCCGCTCAAAAAGCTGGAACATAACGTTTGGCGATTTGAGACGGACGCCCCGGCTCGGCGATTTAGCTACCGTGAGGCGGCACGGCTACAAGGCTTTGCTCGTAACTTTATATTCCCGGACACCGAGCGCAGCAGCCTAGACATGCGCTATAAGGTTGCCGGGAACGCCGTCCCTCCACCGCTGTTCGAGGCAGTAGCTCGGGCGCTTCCCGCGGTGTGGGACTAA